A genomic region of Mustela erminea isolate mMusErm1 chromosome 12, mMusErm1.Pri, whole genome shotgun sequence contains the following coding sequences:
- the AQP3 gene encoding aquaporin-3, with translation MGRQKELVSRCGEMLHIRYRLLRQALAECLGTLILVMFGCGSVAQVVLSRGTHGGFLTINLAFGFAVTLGILVAGQVSGAHLNPAVTFAMCFLAREPWIKLPIYAFAQTLGAFLGAGIVFGLYYDAIWDFAKNELVVSGPNGTAGIFATYPSGHLDMVNGFFDQFIGTASLIVCVLAIVDPYNNPVPRGLEAFTVGLVVLVIGTSMGFNSGYAVNPARDFGPRLFTAIAGWGSEVFTTGRHWWWVPIVSPLLGSIAGVFVYQLMIGCHLEQPPPATEQENVKLAHVKHKEQI, from the exons ATGGGTCGACAGAAGGAGCTGGTGTCCCGCTGCGGGGAGATGCTCCATATCCGCTACCGGCTGCTGCGCCAGGCTCTGGCTGAGTGCCTGGGGACCCTCATCCTCGTG ATGTTTGGCTGTGGCTCTGTGGCCCAGGTGGTACTCAGCCGGGGCACCCACGGTGGTTTCCTCACCATCAACCTAGCCTTTGGCTTCGCTGTCACCTTGGGCATCCTTGTGGCTGGCCAGGTATCTG GGGCCCACCTGAACCCTGCTGTGACCTTTGCCATGTGTTTCTTGGCGCGTGAGCCCTGGATCAAGCTGCCCATCTATGCCTTCGCTCAGACACTAGGAGCTTTCCTGGGCGCTGGGATTGTTTTTGGGCTGTATTACG ATGCAATCTGGGACTTTGCCAAGAATGAGCTCGTGGTCTCGGGCCCCAATGGCACAGCTGGCATCTTTGCCACCTACCCCTCGGGACACTTGGACATGGTCAATGGATTCTTCGACCAG TTCATTGGCACCGCTTCCCTCATCGTGTGCGTGCTGGCCATTGTGGACCCCTACAACAACCCCGTCCCCCGCGGCCTGGAGGCCTTCACCGTGGGTCTGGTGGTTCTAGTTATCGGCACCTCCATGGGCTTCAACTCGGGCTATGCTGTCAATCCCGCCCGGGACTTCGGTCCCCGCCTTTTCACCGCCATTGCTGGCTGGGGTTCCGAAGTCTTCAC GACTGGCCGCCACTGGTGGTGGGTGCCCATCGTCTCTCCACTCCTGGGTTCCATTGCGGGCGTCTTCGTGTACCAGCTCATGATCGGCTGCCACCTGGAGCAGCCTCCGCCCGCCACTGAGCAGGAGAATGTGAAGCTGGCCCATGTGAAGCACAAGGAGCAGATCTGA